CCCTCAAATCTCTCAATTCCTTCCTTGCCCCACACGACTCCAATATTAATCTTCATGGTTCAACCCCTtaaattatctttttcttttcttgaattcCTCCTCATCATGTTTCCCACTATCTCACTCatcacctccctaatccacccCAACCAACAAACAACCAACTCTTCCTTGTATTGTATCCATATACTTGGTCACACAAGTGAGGCCTTTCCCACTCTTTCACCCCTCTCCTCCTTTACTCATTTCTACTCCTCTCAACATGAAATGGACCCAAACCCAAATttaatgttgaaataaaattagAGTAACTAGATATATCAAATCtccaaatctaaaaattaaattacttCATTCAATTCACATATCTATAttctttaatttaattaatattccATTACATTTCATTTACAGATACCAGAAAAATTAAGGTAATTACTTCCAATTTCTACAAGATAATACAAAGCCCTGAACCAAAAAAGAGAGCGTATTGTGAATTTGTTGTTTCAGCTATCTAGCAAGCAGCGGATGGAGGATGGCTGAAGGGGTTATAGAAGTGAGTCTTTGGTGCTATTCCAAAAGGGTTTGTCTTAGAAGATGACCCATCTCCTCCTGCGATGCCACCGCCGATCCTCTCACAAGAAGGACACATAGTAAGGGTGGCCGCCGGGAGTTGCATGTACAGTGGTGGATGATGAGCTAGTTTCAATGCTTTAAGCTCTTGAAGCTCCTTCTGTAACCTTCTATTCTCATCCGTTAGTGTCTCACAACACTTCTTCAAGAACTCACAATCCACTTCTGTTTGCTTCAGCTTTGTCCTTGCTCTCCTATTTTGAAACCACACTTCTACTTGTCTGGGCCTCAGATTCAATTGCTTTGCCAAAGCTTGTTTTTGCTTCTGAGAAGAATCCAAGAAAACCCATTTTAGAAAAGACTCgtccaagagaagagaaaaaaggaaaacgaTCATCTAAGTAAAGTATATACCGGATTGAGAGTACTGTGCTCTCTGAAACTGTCCTCTAAGAGGGCAGATTGTTCCTTGGTGAGCCTTAGTTTCTTTCTTGCACTACCCTCATCGTCTTCATCGCTGGCTCTGGAAGAGACCCTTTCAATCTCCACCTCTTCGCTTCCTGGGTCTCTCTCCCTCTTGATGCTTGCGTTGGAGAAGGATGAGACTCCACTGTGAGGAGAAGCGTGTTGGCATGGATCGGTAGGCTCTTCACACGCTTTGTTCACGTCAATCTGGGCTTCTACCGCTTGATAATTGTTGTCGTCCGAGAGGGCCAAAGTAAGGGAAGGAGGGAACAAGTTTAGGGACCGTTTGTGGCGTTGTTGAAGATCTGATTTGGGAAGATTATTATTCCCCTCAAAGCTCAAAAGCCCGAGGCCAAGGCCTGTATTACACAGATCATCAAAACCCATTTCTTCTTAAATCCTATCACCTACTCTTGGAGATGAAGGAGATATGTTGGAGGTATTGGAACAAGTCTGATTGCAGGGAATGGTGAataagaaggaggaggagaggtgGAAGACTTGGAAGGGTGGATGAATTAAGCAAATACCCATTTATATATgggttctctctttctctacatAGGTTGACCATGAGAACCCCACTACTGTTATGACTATTGCCCTAGACAAGCAACCATGGagaaagatctctctctctcttctctctctcttatgtgtAATAGTAATGGATGGATAGATGAATGCGTGGATTCACATGGAAGTGCGTATACACACAACACATCAAGAGAATGACTCGTCCTCACTTGTTACTATATCTTCATTATTAAACAATAACCTCTCTTTATGTGTTATTTTTATCATATATATTATGAGGCAACTCTCTTTTAATTAGCTTTGTTTAGGCTTACGTTGTAACCACTTTGTGTCCATAAATATTTCACTATTTGCTTTCTCAATAATGTCGTTTACATCATGCAGTATTCATGGTATTTGTCATTCATTTGATCAAAAGGAAATGTGCTATGTGTGTGGTGTTGATTAATGGGTTAgttatttttctcaaattatTTCATGTCAGCCAATTCAAGAGGGAACAACCTTGCTAAAGAGCATGATTGGATCCCCCCATTTGATCTGTGTCCACCTTGTCCCAGACCACACGAAATGTTTCCCACCTCATCAAgcacaccctctctctctctctctctctctctctctctctacttgctAGCTAATCTCTAGTGATGATACAAGTTCATAGTTACTTAGTGTGATCAATACCTACTTTTTTGTTATAGGGGAGGAGGGTTAGAAAGGGATGTGCACTTGAGAGGATTAAAGAATTAATGCTTCCATGGTGTCTTTgttcttcttgttgttgttgtttgtagaGAAATGGTGAAAAAGGGAAGTAGGTAGAAGGCACCATACAAGTTTCAAAGGGTAATTATGGTTCTGCAttataattcaaaataaatGAGAATCCGGATCTTTGCTTAAGTAGAAAGCTGATGTCTAGTGTTTTGGACAAATTGCTCAATCCATCTACTAAGCATCCATCATTCAATAATGTTTTGTCCCCTACGCTAATGGGCAGTTTTCTAGCTCACCTATAATTAACAATAGAATTCACCATTATTATATGCATATAAGTAAGTAATAACACTTAATGAACACACATAGATATCCTTCTTCATCAATTCTTTCCTCTAGAAGAAAACAGATGATGCATTAATGGTAGTTGCAGCCAGTCCATATGACACATCTGATCTACCGACCATCTGGTCCCATCACCACCATTCCATATATGCATGACTCATGCATACcatattcctttaaaaaaatgcACTTGCAAACTGCTGGGTACGatgtattaattttattttaacacATGGATTTGTGGGTTGATTATGAAGGACCGTTAAGAGATTATAGGGTTTGAAGAGCCTCCCACCTTCCATGTTGTCTTGCTACCGGTCTTTATATGGGTATTTCGATAAATTGTACCTATATAATGTTGTTATGATTTTATAGTTAATTCATTCTCTATAATTGAGAGAGATGTGAGACCTATTCTTCTGTTGATAGTAAATCATATCTCATCTCATTGTGGAAATAAGTAATCTTGTCAAACCACGCAAATCTTCGCATCGtgtgatttttttaattttcgtTTCGAATTTAAATCCTTTGTATATACATTCACCTGAATGTATAGTTCATATGCCTACaatatctcttttatttctataaatacccctgtTCATCCTTAAAATGACAATAAATGAGACAGGTGTTGGCACATGAAGCGGCaggggatatatatatatatatatatttgtatataatttttttttattctagtgTATGCCCCTTTAATTAGGTAGCAGTCCATGAATTAGGGAGACTAGCATAGATAAGCCATTAGAGGGGATATGTAGCATGATTTACGCATTCAATCCATGCATGTTTTTGGATGGTATGTAGAAGAATAATACAATAGTACCCACCAATGTGTAACTTACATAGGTGCATGCATAAGTTTGATGTGGGAGATAAGAAGAATAAAATTATTGGtgaaattatattattttctgGATGAAATTTAGGATCTATAGCCATAAAGAGTTGTTTATTGCACTTTTAAGAATTATCGATCCTAATCTTTGTCGACAAGTATGAAAGCAAAGGAAATAGATAGACATTGACTTTTGTAGATTGAAGAAATCAGCAATTATCTAATGGTGATTCTCACCCCAACTCACTCTCTTTTGGGGATGATTGGGAATAATTGCAAGATCAATTTAATAATAGTGCACTTTAAACTaatcatttaattaattaatctcTAGCAACCTCATCCAATGAAGCCAAGGAAAACTATACTTTATTAAACAACACTAAAAACAATGGTAGCTAGTAGCTAGTGAGTGGGTGGTTCTCTCACTATGGCCATCCCCGATCTCTCATttggatatatatattattGGATGGATAAAGCAAATCCCCCTTCTCCggacacccacacacacactaaCACTATCACCTTTATATATTCTCGACACGTGTAGGGTAGCCACGTGTCGAGCAAGAAGGAAATACTGACTATGTAAAAAGGGGTGAAATAGGGAAGAGACGGAGGGGGCAAGGGTTAGGCACGTGGACCCACCAATGATTTGGTATGATGGGTATTTGATTCCGTGGGGGATGATTATGGAGCGTAGAAGTTGGCAAATGATGAAGGTGGAAGTTGGAGATAAGGTTAAATGATATGTGCTCAGGACTTTACAGCCAACCGACCATCTTTGAAGATGTTGTTGCTCCTCTTTCTCTAGTCAGATCTCTTCACTTCTCTCAACTTTGTTTATGATCAGCCCCCACAACCCTTCCTTAGTCTTTTCTTTTCCAACCCTTTTTATAAATTTCTTCGTCCCTCTCCATACCAACCGTccaaatcaaggaaaccaagaGAGACTTTTGTCTACATAGTAAGGTTCTGTGTTCATTTCATTTTAGTCTACGCTATCTTCATTATTACTAGATTTGTGTTTATGGAAGAGAAGTTATTATCACAAGAAAGGTAATAGAGAGGAATGATATGATGATCTTGATACTAATTAACAAAAGTGTATAATAATAATGCAAGAGGAAGGTTTTCTGTTGGGTATTGTTGAGGAAAAGAATCATTTTAGGGCATTGgacatgaagaagaaaagtctTTGTCTAGACTGTAGTCAGAATAATATAACAATTAATCCTCCTCTTTGATTTCATAAGAGAGCATCATCAATTGCACCGACTTTCTAAAAGTTAAACCCTTAGGGTTACCCCACTTGAGACTCTTTCCAGACTAATTGTGAGATGGGCTTTAATATGGAGGCATCATCCTCAAGTTTGAAAGTAGTGAAGGGAGGGGGAGCCCATGTCACCCCACTATGGTGACTAtatttgactctctctctctctctctatagagcAATATATGGAAGGGTTGCCGGCTAACCTGTGGCACAAAGTTAGGGCACTAGGGGCCCAACCTCGATTGCTCCATATGAATCAGGGCCACCACAGGTTCATTTTGTGGTGATGAACCCAGCCGATGGAGGCCTTGGCAAATCTTGTCAAGCTAGCTTAACTTGAAAGATAAGCGTTTTAAAAGGAATCCAAGCCAAGCCTATGCCCAATGGTAAGAGAACGTGCTCAAGACTCAAGCTGCACTGCACAAAGTACTGCTCATTCACGACCTCAATAGTAAATATGAAGCCCTCAAATCTTTCTCCTTTAAACATATATGGGTGAAGCATCTTCTACATTAGGTTTacttggtctctctctctctctctctctctctctctctctctctctagagaaaAGAATCAAGTACATGCAATATGTTCATAGGATGCACTTAGTTCAGTTAAACAAGTTAATTACATCCAAGTAAATTTATCCTAAACCAGTTGGTTTGACCGGAGTCGACCGATTCAGCCCTTACAGAACTGAACCTGAATCCTTTGTGGGCCGGTTTTGGTCTGGGTGTTTATGAAACTGTTAGAAACAAAATTGACTGGAATAACTGAAATCTAAACCAATAGAAAATAGAATCAAATtccataaaaattgaaaaataatatactaaaaaaaaatagtgtttatAAGTATATGAAAAAACGAATCGACCTGATAATGAACCGGTAAGAGCCATTAGCTCAACCCAatacaaatctgaaattgaattGGACTGATTCCAAAACCGATTCTCACCTTattgggttggcttcgattTGACCCAATTGTGACCAAGACTGGTTCAACCCGCTCAAAACTGGAGTACTGAACCATTGACCCATTGACACCCTAGTTACAAGTAAGGATTTACAAACACATGTAACAAAAGCCTGGTGAATCTGGATGATCTCCAAATTAAACTATCGAATTTAATGTCAATAATCAGACGAATTGACTAGACTTTAAAACGAATCTTGGGTCTGCAAATTGCAGAACTACGAATCAAAATTCAATCATAAACCTGGCAACTTTGCGCAGTCTGGCCAAGAAGTGTTGTAGGTGGTCTAATCTGTAATCATGTTCTATCTTTCATTATGGGACAATACATCAATTTTCTCGATGGAGAGGaatgtcaatcggtcgggtcgGGCATAATTGGGGTTTTCCTTTTAGAATCCTACACGGTGATCATGGCATGTTTAAGTAATCAATCGTCATGGACTAGGGATGGTCCCATTTATGAACAATTGGTTAAGTACCAATCTTTAATCGGGATAAATGAGACTTAAATGGTCCATAAATATGTTAATTAGACATTTATTTCTAAACGGATGATAAACAGGCTTTAAATGTGTCAGTACAGAGCTTTAAGTTGGCTGTAAACGGACT
This is a stretch of genomic DNA from Macadamia integrifolia cultivar HAES 741 unplaced genomic scaffold, SCU_Mint_v3 scaffold2658, whole genome shotgun sequence. It encodes these proteins:
- the LOC122066994 gene encoding homeobox-leucine zipper protein HAT22-like; the encoded protein is MGFDDLCNTGLGLGLLSFEGNNNLPKSDLQQRHKRSLNLFPPSLTLALSDDNNYQAVEAQIDVNKACEEPTDPCQHASPHSGVSSFSNASIKRERDPGSEEVEIERVSSRASDEDDEGSARKKLRLTKEQSALLEDSFREHSTLNPKQKQALAKQLNLRPRQVEVWFQNRRARTKLKQTEVDCEFLKKCCETLTDENRRLQKELQELKALKLAHHPPLYMQLPAATLTMCPSCERIGGGIAGGDGSSSKTNPFGIAPKTHFYNPFSHPPSAAC